A stretch of the Metopolophium dirhodum isolate CAU chromosome 8, ASM1992520v1, whole genome shotgun sequence genome encodes the following:
- the LOC132951280 gene encoding sorting nexin-13 yields MICWVLMFFALCVTTFGLWLTTIIVSVLLAFLLSVICLAYITVEEKAALFVESLKKDSEYTVYSLFDPKTISTKEIIEDDVNLSGSEYIDHQLSDIMDYILRDYVYPWYDKLSDDEDFPIQIHKSTSYLISCMAKRLQQVDFLQFVCTNLSEEVAKHIRIYRKSLKATSSKNTEEVDFETIFFQHEQDVDRLGTSHANVCLDENYEKKWLRDISEALIYHVTPENDFKCRTIRILIREIISNKLFLTTINMLSNPDYVNQLIIWLCSDYPVTNETFLTVLRSTKSNQQLNAVHSLVKKEIMNLRSRDSGESDSRAKQQLSSLLFLSNLIKSIVNSIPQQSDRSLDFLLSFEHSMSSPKNDSLSLKWILESKTALPYFIDYLTTINCDSFISFYINIDGWKQFVHEQMQNVSGDPSQYSSSDLATVDHIRDEAKKLYSLYIGQKPDIHNELGDDLVKSLAKKIQVDPVDETWFDEVQNALYKTLLKPEKGIISGFGKHECCSRLITDLEMKSLGSEDIFEPELAMPASDFLIPMDAVQQLFKGTGDKVSDFLSGSKALSPGQSEDDKSILSADIIETGLVHEGGKTFGVYAVSITRVYMSGKEENWHVYKRYSDFYDLYQRVKDKYSELGKLSFPAKKTFHNADRRVLEKRMMMLNQFIHNLLKSSTVANYPGIQTMVEQFLEQRPEDKKALLSGHLVKTVDNLLFNPLKVVGNVVKTVPDNIFNTVDGVMDNISKVLGPSKPVNRMLVEEDDDNMPMRAVLLLLTEVFEVDEQQQWLRKRFVMLLQHIIRASFGHVVNRRFKEYVATVTDPYRVSLLIAAIKNSLWPDGVRATEVQFRDAEVQLRTLVAAKCALMSSVSDELKHLMGSDVTRRGIYLAVIMLQHKTLNKRLAYVLASSCFLLIFPNFSGLIDKLHKNPPILNRN; encoded by the exons ATGATCTGTTGGGTCTTGATGTTTTTTGCGCTTTGCGTGACGACTTTCGGTTTGTGGTTGACCACCATCATCGTTTCCGTACTCTTGGCGTTTTTATTGAG tGTGATATGTTTAGCTTACATTACCGTCGAAGAAAAAGCTGCTCTGTTCGTGGAATCGTTGAAAAAAGACTCAGAGTACACAGTCTACAGTCTGTTCGATCCCAAAACT aTATCTACAAAAGAAATAATCGAAGATGATGTGAACTTGAGTGGTTCCGAGTATATAGATCACCAGCTGTCGGACATTATGGACTATATTCTAAGGGACTATGTGTATCCATG GTATGACAAATTGAGCGACGATGAAGATTTTCctattcaaatacataaatcAACTAGTTATTTAATCAGTTGCATGGCTAAACGATTACAACAGGTAGATTTTCTGCAATTTGTATGCACAAACTTGTCGGAAGAAGTGGCCAAACATATTCGTATTTATAGAAAATCTTTGAAAGCCACATCCTCAAAAAATACTGAAGAAGTTGATTTTGAAACTATATTTTTCCAACATGAACAAGATGTTGATCGATTAGGTACATCACATGCAAATGTCTGCTTGGATGAGAATTATGAAAAAA aatgGCTTAGGGATATATCAGAAGCACTAATATACCACGTTACACCTGAAAATGATTTCAAATGTCGAACTATACGCATATTGATACgtgaaataatatcaaataaactatttttaacaactaTAAACATGCTTAGTAATCCAGATTATGTTAACCAATTAATTATATGGCTG TGCAGCGACTATCCAGTAACTAATGAGACATTTCTTACAGTATTGAGGTCAACTAAATCAAATCAACAATTAAATGCTGTGCACAGTTTAGTCAAAAAAGAAATTATGAATctg cgGTCAAGAGATTCTGGTGAATCAGATAGCAGAGCAAAACAACAACTGAGcagtcttttatttttatctaatttaattaagtCAATTGTTAATAGTATTCCTCAACAATCAGACAGATCTTTAG attttttattgtCATTTGAACATTCCATGTCCTCTCCGAAGAATGATTCATTATCTTTAAAGTGGATTCTTGAAAGTAAAACTGCTTTACCATACTTCATTGATTATTTGACTACAATAAATTGTGATagttttatatcattttatattaatattgatg GTTGGAAACAATTTGTGCATGAACAGATGCAAAATGTTAGTGGAGATCCTAGTCAATATTCATCATCTGATCTAGCAACAGTGGATCATATTAGAGACGAAGCAAAAAAATTGTACTCCTTGTACATTGGTCAAAAA cCCGATATTCATAATGAACTTGGAGATGATCTAGTAAAATCTCTAGCAAAGAAAATTCAAGTTGATCCAGTAGATGAGACATGGTTTGATGAGGTTCAAAATGCATTGTACAAGACACTATTAAAG ccTGAAAAAGGAATTATATCTGGTTTCGGTAAGCATGAATGTTGTTCAAGGTTGATAACTGATTTGGAAATGAAATCATTAGGTTCAGAAGACATTTTTGAACCAGAATTAGCTATGCCTGCTTCTGATTTTTTAATACCAATGGATGCTGTACAGCAACTTTTTAAAGGAACTGGTG aTAAAGTAAGCGATTTCCTATCAGGTAGTAAAGCCTTGAGTCCTGGTCAATCAGAAGATGACAAGTCAATATTGTCAGCGGACATAATTGAAACTG GACTTGTGCATGAGGGTGGTAAGACATTTGGTGTTTATGCAGTTTCCATTACTAGAGTTTATATGTCTGGAAAAGAAGAGAACTGGCATGTTTATAAACGATATTCTGATTTTTATGATCTCTACCAAAGAGTAAAAGATAAA tattcagAACTAGGTAAACTATCATTTCCAGccaaaaaaacatttcataatGCGGACAGACGGGTTTTAGAAAAGCGTATGATGATGCTCAATcagtttatacataatttattgaaatcgtcAACTGTTGCTAATTATCCTGGAATACAAACAATGGTTGAACAGTTCCTCGAACAAAGACCCGAAGACAAGAAAGCACTGTTATCTGGTCATCTTGTCAAGACTGTCGATAATCTTTTGTTCAACCCGTTGAAGGTTGTTGGAAACGTTGTAAAAACTGtacctgataatatatttaatactgttGATGGTGTTATGGACAATATCAGCAAAGTACTTGGTCCATCCAAACCTGTTAATAGAATGTTGGTTGAAgaa GATGATGACAATATGCCCATGCGTGCAGTGTTGCTATTATTAACAGAAGTGTTTGAAGTAGATGAACAACAACAATGGCTGCGGAAACGATTTGTCATgttattacaacatattattaggGCTTCATTTGGTCATGTAGTTAACAGGAGGTTCAAAGAGTATGTGGCAACTGTCACTGATCCTTATAGAGTGTCATTGTTGATTGCTGCGATCAA AAATTCATTGTGGCCAGATGGTGTACGTGCTACAGAAGTACAATTTCGAGACGCAGAAGTACAGCTTAGAACACTTGTAGCTGCTAAATGTGCACTTATGTCTTCTGTTTCTG ATGAATTGAAGCATTTAATGGGCAGCGACGTAACAAGGCGTGGCATTTATTTAGCCGTCATAATGCTCCAGCACAAAACCCTTAACAAACGTTTGGCTTATGTTTTGGCTAGTTCATGTTTCTtgttaatttttccaaattttagtGGCCTCATTGATAAACTACACAAAAACCCTCCTATATTAAACCGAAATTAG
- the LOC132950520 gene encoding endoplasmic reticulum junction formation protein lunapark, translated as MMGSILARFKKKKDTKAVLESLEDEIMYIENMTSNTSPINYYKIVFHSALMYGFICILYYFGIIPYELFKNNYIMAVFAAYPIIALYYYKFDVWYYNRKIVTYKKKLIELKSVKKKLLDEVMEKETFKVAKEILEKYAPHQLQSMTSQNFINQRALPSTSNRPPYASSGRPLVRTSHKGDDPSIMSSALKPRLALPRPILSRDRTIFDRLADKVLGDGPQNRYALICRTCGSHNGMARKEEFDFLAYRCAYCSQWNPSLKPRPQLAISYDNNALTQNGCVTSTESIEEITDEISKSDSDTNESEHSEHKHDHLIINDSGPTIEEVVDPPSSSHNLNSKTEDQVELKDNSTSVAEESL; from the exons ATGATGGGTAGCATACTCGCGCGATTTAAA aaaaaaaaagatacaaaagCAGTTTTGGAATCATTAGAAGAT gaAATTATGTACATCGAAAACATGACTTCAAATACTTCaccgataaattattataaaatagtgttccaTTCAGCTCTCATGTATggatttatttgtatactttattattttggtataattcCTTATGAACTGTTCAAAAATAACTATATCATGGCTGTTTTTGCAGCATATCCAATCAT AGCtctttactattataaatttgatgtttggtattataatcgaaaaatagtaacatataaaaagaaattaatagaattaaaatCTGTAAAGAAAAAACTACTTGATGAGGTAATGgaaaaagaaacatttaaagTAGCAAaagaaattttagaaaaatatgctCCTCATCAACTTCAATCCATGACCTCTCAAAACTTT ATTAATCAAAGAGCACTTCCGTCTACAAGCAATAGGCCACCCTATGCTTCTTCTGGTAGACCATTGGTTAGGACATCGCATAAGGGTGATGACCCATCAATAATGTCATCAGCACTTAAACCAA GGTTAGCTCTTCCAAGGCCAATACTCTCAAGAGATCGTACAATATTTGATCGTTTAGCCGATAAAGTTCTTGGTGATGGACCTCAAAATCGATATGCATTAATTTGTAGAACATGTGGTTCTCATAATGGAATGGCTCGTAAAGAAGAATTTGACTTCTTAG CATACAGATGTGCATATTGTTCTCAATGGAATCCATCTCTTAAGCCTAGACCTCAGTTGGCAATAAGTTATGACAACAATGCATTAACGCAAAACGGCTGTGTTACATCTACTGAATCTATAGAAGAAATAACTGATGAAATATCAAAAAGTGATTCAGACACAAACGAGAGTGAACATTCTGAGCATAAACATGAccatttaataatta ATGATTCGGGTCCCACGATTGAAGAAGTGGTGGATCCACCATCATCatcacataatttaaattctaaaactgAAGACCAAGTAGAATTAAAAG atAACTCTACATCAGTAGCTGAAGAATCGTTATAA
- the LOC132950519 gene encoding tyrosine-protein phosphatase non-receptor type 11-like isoform X1 has product MSRRWFHSHLNGMETQRILLDEGVEGSFLVRKSYSRKGQFVLSVRHGNKVNHIKIHNDGELFDLNGGEKFNTLTNLVEHYMTHPRVLKEQGGIPLPLLIPIGSPEPTNERWFHGQMSRKEAEYLILEKGRPGSYLVRESQSDPGNYVLTVNIDDKVAEIKIRFNGEKYDIGGGEEFLSLNDLMKYYSFNPMVDHNGSVMHLMNPVNVTRISIAGIVDRVFKLEHQKYQHYAFGGFWEEFDVLQQWETKRESTKDVGFLIENKSKNRYRNILPYDHSRIILKCCDKSLPGADYINANMIKLEPFILAEKYETRNYIVTQGCLRNTVDDFWKMIWQEDSRIIVMITKLFEKSKEKCMKYWPDLGQSCEYSKITVENLGEYAHQQDMVVRMFNISLSNYRHRRVLQYHYTGWPDHGVPSDAGSLLDLQFVVNARQFEIEAHSDVTHPLTVHCSAGIGRTGTFVVLDILIGLINRKGLDCELDIQRTTHLVRSFRPGLVQSEAQYQFIYTAINHYVQSVCSRISAEKKIEMFGREYLNIKYTDELATVVGEENVPTLNPCTAQRVLKNAISCNTYPTTDSPLVSPTLDKSNVVELLGYDPGKPNDPSQAIVTNADSCPNSPTSNVFELHSYENITSPLPSSECDIGPPPMEAPPPPPESLFYDINEII; this is encoded by the exons ATGTCCAGAAG aTGGTTCCACTCTCATTTAAATGGCATGGAAACTCAACGAATACTTTTAGATGAAGGCGTTGAAGGATCATTTTTGGTTCGGAAATCATATAGCAGGAAAGGACAATTTGTCTTATCTGTTAg GCATGGCAATAAGGTTAAccatataaaaattcataatgatGGTGAACTTTTTGATCTCAATGGTGGTGAAAAATTTAATACCCTAACAAATCTCGTTGAACATTATATGACACATCCAAGGGTATTAAAAGAACAAGGTGGCATACCACTACCTCTATTAATACCAATTGGTTCACCCGAGCCAACCAATGAAAGATGGTTTCATGGTCAAATGTCAAGAAAAGAAGCAGAGTATTTGATTTTAGAAAAAGGACGTCCTGGCAGCTATTTAGTACGAGAATCACAATCTGATCCTGGAAATTATGTATTAACTGTTAATATTGATGATAAAGTGgctgaaattaaaattagatttaat ggAGAAAAGTATGATATAGGTGGTGGAGAAGAATTCTTGTCACTAAATGATTTGATGAAATACTACAGCTTCAATCCGATGGTTGATCATAATGGATCTGTAATGCATTTGATGAATCCAGTTAATGTAACAAGAATAAGTATTGCTGGAATCGTTGATCGTGTATTTAAACTGGAG CATCAGAAATATCAACATTATGCTTTTGGTGGGTTTTGGGAAGAATTTGATGTGTTACAACAATGGGAAACAAAACGAGAATCAACAAAAGATGttggttttttaattgaaaataaatccaAGAATCGATATCGCAACATTTTACCAT ATGACCATTctagaattatattaaaatgttgtgatAAAAGTTTACCAGGTGCAGACTATATCAATGCAAACATGatcaaa ctTGAACCATTTATTTTGGctgaaaaatatgaaacacGTAATTACATTGTCACTCAAGGTTGTCTACGTAATACAGTTGATGACTTTTGGAAAATGATATGGCAAGAAGATTCCCGTATAATTGTTAtgattacaaaattatttgaaaagtcTAAA gaGAAATGTATGAAGTATTGGCCAGATCTAGGTCAGTCATGTGAGTACAGCAAAATCACTGTTGAAAATCTCGGAGAGTATGCTCACCAACAAGATATGGTTGTAAGAATGTTTAATATTAGTCTTTCAAATTACAGACATAGAAGAGTACTTCAATACCATTATACG GGATGGCCGGATCATGGAGTTCCTTCTGATGCGGGGTCGCTTCTTGACTTACAGTTTGTAGTTAATGCTCGCCAGTTCGAAATAGAAGCTCACTCAGATGTTACACACCCTCTAACCGTACATTGTAGTGCTGGAATTGGGAGAACTGGTACATTTGTTGTTCTTGACATTCTTATTGGTCTAATAAACCGAAAAG gtCTTGATTGTGAGTTGGATATCCAACGCACCACTCATCTGGTAAGATCATTTCGTCCAGGACTTGTACAATCTGAAGCACAATATCAGTTCATATATACAGCTATAAATCACTATGTACAGTCAGTATGTTCAAGAATATCAGCTGAAAag aaaattgaGATGTTTGGTCGTGAATACTTGAACATAAAGTATACAGATGAACTTGCAACAGTTGTAGGTGAAGAAAATGTGCCAACCTTAAACCCTTGTACAGCTCAAAGGGTCTTAAAAAATGCTATTTCATGCAATACCTATCCTACTACCGATTCGCCTTTAGTTTCTCCTACTCTAGACAAATCAAATGTTGTTGAACTCCTTGGTTATGACCCTGGAAAACCGAATGATCCATCACAGGCCATAGTGACTAATGCAGATTCATGTCCTAATTCACCTACTTCTAACgt ATTTGAATTACATTCCTACGAAAATATTACATCACCTTTACCATCTAGTGAATGCGATATTGGACCTCCGCCAATGGAAGCTCCTCCACCACCCCCAGAGTCACTTTTCTATGATATTAatgagataatataa
- the LOC132950519 gene encoding tyrosine-protein phosphatase corkscrew-like isoform X2, producing METQRILLDEGVEGSFLVRKSYSRKGQFVLSVRHGNKVNHIKIHNDGELFDLNGGEKFNTLTNLVEHYMTHPRVLKEQGGIPLPLLIPIGSPEPTNERWFHGQMSRKEAEYLILEKGRPGSYLVRESQSDPGNYVLTVNIDDKVAEIKIRFNGEKYDIGGGEEFLSLNDLMKYYSFNPMVDHNGSVMHLMNPVNVTRISIAGIVDRVFKLEHQKYQHYAFGGFWEEFDVLQQWETKRESTKDVGFLIENKSKNRYRNILPYDHSRIILKCCDKSLPGADYINANMIKLEPFILAEKYETRNYIVTQGCLRNTVDDFWKMIWQEDSRIIVMITKLFEKSKEKCMKYWPDLGQSCEYSKITVENLGEYAHQQDMVVRMFNISLSNYRHRRVLQYHYTGWPDHGVPSDAGSLLDLQFVVNARQFEIEAHSDVTHPLTVHCSAGIGRTGTFVVLDILIGLINRKGLDCELDIQRTTHLVRSFRPGLVQSEAQYQFIYTAINHYVQSVCSRISAEKKIEMFGREYLNIKYTDELATVVGEENVPTLNPCTAQRVLKNAISCNTYPTTDSPLVSPTLDKSNVVELLGYDPGKPNDPSQAIVTNADSCPNSPTSNVFELHSYENITSPLPSSECDIGPPPMEAPPPPPESLFYDINEII from the exons ATGGAAACTCAACGAATACTTTTAGATGAAGGCGTTGAAGGATCATTTTTGGTTCGGAAATCATATAGCAGGAAAGGACAATTTGTCTTATCTGTTAg GCATGGCAATAAGGTTAAccatataaaaattcataatgatGGTGAACTTTTTGATCTCAATGGTGGTGAAAAATTTAATACCCTAACAAATCTCGTTGAACATTATATGACACATCCAAGGGTATTAAAAGAACAAGGTGGCATACCACTACCTCTATTAATACCAATTGGTTCACCCGAGCCAACCAATGAAAGATGGTTTCATGGTCAAATGTCAAGAAAAGAAGCAGAGTATTTGATTTTAGAAAAAGGACGTCCTGGCAGCTATTTAGTACGAGAATCACAATCTGATCCTGGAAATTATGTATTAACTGTTAATATTGATGATAAAGTGgctgaaattaaaattagatttaat ggAGAAAAGTATGATATAGGTGGTGGAGAAGAATTCTTGTCACTAAATGATTTGATGAAATACTACAGCTTCAATCCGATGGTTGATCATAATGGATCTGTAATGCATTTGATGAATCCAGTTAATGTAACAAGAATAAGTATTGCTGGAATCGTTGATCGTGTATTTAAACTGGAG CATCAGAAATATCAACATTATGCTTTTGGTGGGTTTTGGGAAGAATTTGATGTGTTACAACAATGGGAAACAAAACGAGAATCAACAAAAGATGttggttttttaattgaaaataaatccaAGAATCGATATCGCAACATTTTACCAT ATGACCATTctagaattatattaaaatgttgtgatAAAAGTTTACCAGGTGCAGACTATATCAATGCAAACATGatcaaa ctTGAACCATTTATTTTGGctgaaaaatatgaaacacGTAATTACATTGTCACTCAAGGTTGTCTACGTAATACAGTTGATGACTTTTGGAAAATGATATGGCAAGAAGATTCCCGTATAATTGTTAtgattacaaaattatttgaaaagtcTAAA gaGAAATGTATGAAGTATTGGCCAGATCTAGGTCAGTCATGTGAGTACAGCAAAATCACTGTTGAAAATCTCGGAGAGTATGCTCACCAACAAGATATGGTTGTAAGAATGTTTAATATTAGTCTTTCAAATTACAGACATAGAAGAGTACTTCAATACCATTATACG GGATGGCCGGATCATGGAGTTCCTTCTGATGCGGGGTCGCTTCTTGACTTACAGTTTGTAGTTAATGCTCGCCAGTTCGAAATAGAAGCTCACTCAGATGTTACACACCCTCTAACCGTACATTGTAGTGCTGGAATTGGGAGAACTGGTACATTTGTTGTTCTTGACATTCTTATTGGTCTAATAAACCGAAAAG gtCTTGATTGTGAGTTGGATATCCAACGCACCACTCATCTGGTAAGATCATTTCGTCCAGGACTTGTACAATCTGAAGCACAATATCAGTTCATATATACAGCTATAAATCACTATGTACAGTCAGTATGTTCAAGAATATCAGCTGAAAag aaaattgaGATGTTTGGTCGTGAATACTTGAACATAAAGTATACAGATGAACTTGCAACAGTTGTAGGTGAAGAAAATGTGCCAACCTTAAACCCTTGTACAGCTCAAAGGGTCTTAAAAAATGCTATTTCATGCAATACCTATCCTACTACCGATTCGCCTTTAGTTTCTCCTACTCTAGACAAATCAAATGTTGTTGAACTCCTTGGTTATGACCCTGGAAAACCGAATGATCCATCACAGGCCATAGTGACTAATGCAGATTCATGTCCTAATTCACCTACTTCTAACgt ATTTGAATTACATTCCTACGAAAATATTACATCACCTTTACCATCTAGTGAATGCGATATTGGACCTCCGCCAATGGAAGCTCCTCCACCACCCCCAGAGTCACTTTTCTATGATATTAatgagataatataa